One window of the Candidatus Hydrogenedens sp. genome contains the following:
- a CDS encoding GDSL-type esterase/lipase family protein: MELKSKKKRKIVYILGYSLFIFFWIIVICLSLELFERLRWKHIEKTNKFVRIRKGELLIKEWDNGAEESVHYGEGKNIFVPQQLLIGELWCYAEPDPLEMWSYRFSIYFTETEPFQSSFCDIYNIHQFCIEINQNNSDLIFSPIKEPLEAIPHISEYKTIIEQIPKSKFEVGLAFLWDENIKGESYQFFFCPIYNTSNHYSYYVFVHPQKGKNEGINPILKKLAINDLWDINYFSYIPHINSTEMPFRINNFGFRDRDFKVPKEEGVFRILCIGASTTEEGISNQETYPKFLEQGLKKHFGDNRIEVFNCGVSGMVLKKHCAKLPDYLYLQPDLVILYEGINNVVYEVFQKAFDNTLLTTRIAFLLSHFVRKQMRAFISYPEDRIKLYIDRFIMNYIDYLCKVFFLKNIDVCISSIGVPYRDKLNSEDRDYYDFYYEKEWGYPHSTFQQYCEVMKLFNEILKEYCKKNSILYIPVEENIPASTKYFGDICHMRQEGIKLKAQIMAETLIPYLEKRLGLVNSSTVSSE; this comes from the coding sequence ATGGAGTTAAAATCTAAAAAGAAAAGAAAAATTGTCTATATTTTAGGTTATAGTCTTTTTATTTTCTTCTGGATTATTGTTATCTGCTTATCTCTGGAATTATTCGAACGATTAAGATGGAAACATATCGAAAAAACCAACAAATTTGTTCGCATTCGCAAAGGCGAATTGTTAATCAAGGAATGGGATAATGGGGCTGAGGAAAGTGTGCACTATGGTGAGGGGAAAAATATATTTGTCCCTCAACAATTGTTAATCGGTGAGCTATGGTGCTACGCTGAACCGGACCCACTTGAAATGTGGAGTTATCGTTTTTCGATATATTTCACAGAAACAGAACCTTTTCAGAGTAGCTTTTGTGACATTTACAATATACATCAATTTTGTATAGAAATAAATCAAAATAATTCTGACTTAATATTCTCCCCCATTAAGGAGCCTCTGGAAGCAATTCCACATATTTCAGAATACAAAACGATTATTGAACAAATTCCTAAGAGCAAGTTTGAAGTGGGGCTTGCTTTTTTATGGGATGAAAATATAAAAGGAGAAAGTTACCAGTTCTTTTTCTGTCCTATATACAATACCTCAAATCATTATTCCTATTATGTATTCGTTCATCCCCAAAAAGGTAAAAACGAGGGGATAAATCCCATATTAAAGAAATTAGCAATAAATGATTTGTGGGACATAAATTATTTTTCATACATACCTCATATTAATTCAACGGAGATGCCTTTCCGTATTAACAATTTTGGCTTTAGGGATAGAGATTTTAAAGTGCCAAAAGAGGAAGGGGTCTTTCGAATTCTTTGTATCGGTGCTTCCACTACCGAGGAGGGGATTTCAAATCAAGAAACTTATCCTAAATTTTTAGAACAGGGATTAAAAAAACACTTTGGCGATAACCGTATAGAGGTTTTTAATTGTGGTGTATCAGGAATGGTGTTAAAAAAGCACTGTGCCAAATTACCGGACTACTTATACTTGCAGCCGGATTTGGTTATTTTATACGAAGGGATTAATAATGTAGTATATGAGGTATTTCAGAAAGCATTTGACAATACATTACTAACAACACGAATTGCTTTTCTTTTATCACACTTTGTGCGAAAACAGATGAGGGCATTCATTTCCTATCCTGAGGATAGAATAAAGTTGTATATAGACCGATTTATTATGAACTACATTGACTACCTTTGTAAAGTATTCTTTTTAAAAAACATTGATGTGTGTATTTCAAGTATAGGTGTTCCCTATCGCGATAAGCTAAATAGTGAAGACCGTGATTATTATGATTTCTATTATGAAAAGGAATGGGGATATCCTCACTCAACATTCCAGCAATACTGTGAAGTGATGAAATTATTTAATGAGATATTAAAAGAATATTGTAAAAAGAATTCTATCCTTTATATCCCTGTAGAAGAAAATATTCCTGCCAGCACAAAATATTTTGGTGATATCTGCCACATGCGTCAGGAAGGAATAAAACTTAAAGCCCAGATTATGGCAGAAACACTTATTCCTTATCTGGAAAAAAGACTGGGATTAGTAAATAGTTCTACTGTTTCATCTGAGTAG
- a CDS encoding tetratricopeptide repeat protein: MNKRNILISKQLIWIFLILLIGLGVRLIYLSDAIQNPDFSAPLHDAEFKDYWARAILSGDYTPPRNEGNPFMEGHPLPNPPGYPLFLAFIYWLTGGSYLAVRWVQICIGLLNIFLVYLLSKNLFDYRAGLFSALGVATYWAFVHYDMELNQVTIYIAINLLCFHLLLQAHKRNKLRLLPFAGIVFGIGAWFRGEVFVFIFPLAIFVIFLFYNSKKLKVAICAGLLFLIFALLPVIPLSSYNYYLCGSFTSGSHNSECSLSIAFHPDTPEYASYTPEMLRWLNKTPEDTVEIFDLDGMTRGLGKELGLGRRVTYKEWKNYLISGAIHNIKEYPWLNLKKCFKRFLWTFSPQELDENKVIYYEREVSTILKYLPRYPLPMSLFTLSLILLGILWLSKGTQTIRITMNSWKFLFVLLFFVAINISIFSLIIAGSRYRVSLIPYFFILGGVVFSSLSETIRNKKWNLSILIVLGFVILFSLAHIPFFDYQPNRSRWLDERRKCYQRIGRIEDGLRFFEKWLEKHPDADAHYHAGVLCYELNELTKAEEHFYTCLKLCPDHPSAPYNLGLVFAKRGDWTNAEKYFKEAVKRNSNKADMWFALGWATENIGNTTTALENYTHALTINPLHAQALNHSAVIMFQRGEREPAKKYLEKAISIAPNYTDARFNLGQVLLAERKPADALKQFMTITGKYSPEHELLKSIGLCYVQMLDYGEALKYLLKAKEMKPEQWNEESILAVCYAGLGMREECIQAIEGLKGKTFNSLQVFNLGHAWELLGEWDKAETYFKTVIEKDKSNADAWAGLGNISLMHGDKNSAYIYFKQALEINPHQVGAWFNLILSWVENREWEKAKSQLIEFINYYPEHVEAHYHLGIVNEALGNREDAKKSYDKVLEKKSDHPGALFSRATIALSEMDLEKAKELFEKLKPMEPFKSLYHLGIVYSLKENWEMSHECFLKSFFINSPPFFNDYIYAFNIGRSYDRLDCLYDAENFYRISFGLNNDFVDVKDALSFLLFQQGNIEEAYFLLNSMFLYQIPTNWSYYHFSLVWDSMKEPEIALSFAEMANIILPKQSPILHQLGALHRKLKNYNLAEQYLEQAKELNPDDATITKTLAFLQSDRERYKEAKELFIICTNLLPDDLEVYEGLADVYMKTGELKQAEENYRKALKIKESPTVINKLGLLLADLNNVYESVGLLEKALKYFPDDAITLTRLADLKVILHSDMDAKLLYEKALTIDTQNYLTHRNYADLLVRSGEYELAEKHYKLALELQPKDTIAQAGLGLLYARMNKYEEAKKYLIPLAQIKTDLLNVNQQLAMIFLSENQPEKSIKYIKRCILAQPDRKEFRELLQQATQMKQ, translated from the coding sequence ATGAATAAAAGGAATATTCTCATTTCAAAGCAATTAATATGGATATTTCTTATTCTTTTAATAGGATTAGGGGTAAGGCTTATTTACCTCTCCGATGCAATTCAGAACCCGGATTTTTCAGCACCTCTCCACGATGCAGAATTTAAAGATTACTGGGCAAGGGCTATTTTGTCCGGTGATTACACACCTCCAAGAAATGAGGGAAACCCGTTTATGGAAGGACACCCCCTTCCCAATCCACCGGGTTATCCTTTGTTTCTTGCGTTTATTTATTGGTTAACGGGGGGTAGTTATCTTGCCGTGCGATGGGTACAAATTTGTATTGGACTTCTTAATATATTCCTTGTATATTTGTTAAGCAAAAACCTTTTTGATTATAGAGCAGGACTTTTTTCCGCATTAGGGGTTGCAACTTATTGGGCATTTGTCCACTATGACATGGAACTTAATCAGGTTACAATTTATATAGCCATAAATTTATTATGTTTCCATCTCCTTTTACAGGCACATAAAAGAAACAAATTGCGACTACTCCCTTTTGCAGGTATTGTATTTGGGATAGGGGCATGGTTCCGTGGTGAAGTGTTTGTTTTCATCTTCCCTTTAGCGATATTCGTTATATTCCTTTTTTATAATTCGAAAAAACTCAAAGTTGCTATTTGTGCAGGATTATTGTTTCTTATTTTTGCTCTACTACCTGTAATTCCATTATCTTCATATAACTATTATCTCTGTGGGTCATTTACTTCAGGCTCACATAACAGTGAATGTAGCCTTTCTATAGCCTTTCATCCGGACACTCCAGAATATGCTTCATATACACCCGAGATGCTTCGATGGCTAAATAAAACACCGGAGGATACAGTAGAAATATTTGATTTAGATGGAATGACTCGGGGTTTAGGAAAGGAATTAGGATTAGGTCGAAGAGTAACTTATAAGGAATGGAAAAATTACCTTATTTCAGGGGCTATACATAATATAAAAGAATACCCCTGGCTCAATTTAAAAAAATGTTTTAAGCGGTTTCTATGGACTTTTTCTCCTCAGGAATTGGACGAAAATAAAGTAATTTATTACGAGCGTGAAGTTTCTACAATTCTTAAATATTTGCCTCGTTATCCTCTCCCTATGAGTTTATTCACTTTAAGTCTTATTTTGCTTGGTATTTTATGGTTATCCAAAGGAACTCAGACGATAAGGATAACTATGAATTCATGGAAATTTTTATTCGTTCTACTGTTTTTTGTTGCAATAAATATCAGTATTTTTTCACTTATAATAGCAGGAAGTCGTTATCGTGTGTCCCTTATCCCATATTTTTTCATCTTAGGGGGTGTTGTTTTTTCTTCATTATCGGAAACAATTCGGAACAAGAAATGGAATTTGTCGATTTTGATTGTTTTGGGTTTCGTTATCCTATTTTCGTTAGCCCATATTCCGTTTTTTGATTATCAGCCTAATCGTTCTCGCTGGTTGGATGAGCGGCGAAAATGTTATCAAAGGATTGGTAGGATAGAAGATGGGTTAAGATTTTTTGAGAAATGGTTGGAGAAACATCCAGATGCGGATGCTCATTATCATGCAGGGGTGCTTTGTTATGAATTAAACGAACTGACGAAAGCAGAAGAACATTTTTATACATGTCTTAAACTGTGTCCGGACCATCCTTCTGCTCCCTATAATTTAGGATTGGTTTTTGCAAAAAGAGGTGATTGGACAAATGCGGAAAAGTATTTTAAGGAAGCAGTGAAAAGAAATTCGAACAAGGCGGATATGTGGTTTGCATTAGGTTGGGCAACTGAAAATATCGGAAATACGACTACTGCATTAGAGAATTACACACATGCATTAACTATAAACCCGCTACATGCTCAAGCATTAAATCACAGTGCTGTGATAATGTTTCAAAGAGGAGAACGAGAGCCTGCAAAAAAATATCTTGAAAAAGCAATTAGCATTGCTCCCAATTATACAGATGCTCGATTTAATTTGGGTCAGGTTCTATTAGCGGAACGGAAACCTGCGGATGCCTTGAAGCAATTTATGACCATTACAGGAAAATATTCGCCGGAACATGAATTGTTAAAAAGTATAGGGTTGTGCTATGTCCAGATGCTGGATTACGGGGAAGCACTGAAATATCTCTTAAAAGCGAAGGAGATGAAACCAGAACAATGGAATGAAGAATCTATTCTCGCCGTTTGTTACGCTGGATTGGGAATGAGAGAGGAATGTATTCAAGCAATCGAGGGATTAAAAGGAAAAACATTTAATTCCTTGCAGGTTTTTAATTTAGGTCATGCATGGGAATTGTTGGGGGAATGGGATAAAGCAGAAACTTATTTTAAAACTGTTATTGAAAAAGACAAAAGTAATGCAGATGCGTGGGCAGGTTTGGGAAATATTTCTCTAATGCATGGAGATAAAAACTCCGCTTATATATATTTCAAACAGGCATTGGAAATTAATCCTCATCAAGTTGGAGCATGGTTTAATTTAATCCTGTCGTGGGTAGAAAATCGAGAATGGGAAAAAGCAAAGTCTCAGTTGATAGAGTTTATAAACTATTATCCAGAGCATGTAGAGGCTCATTATCATTTAGGGATTGTAAATGAAGCATTAGGAAATAGGGAGGATGCCAAAAAATCTTATGATAAGGTGCTTGAAAAGAAATCTGACCATCCCGGGGCTTTATTTTCCCGTGCTACTATTGCTCTATCCGAAATGGATTTGGAAAAGGCAAAGGAACTGTTCGAAAAACTTAAACCTATGGAACCTTTCAAATCTTTATATCATTTAGGTATTGTTTATTCGTTAAAGGAAAATTGGGAAATGTCCCATGAATGTTTTTTAAAATCTTTCTTTATAAATTCACCACCATTTTTTAATGATTATATATATGCGTTCAATATCGGTAGAAGTTACGACCGACTTGATTGCTTGTATGATGCAGAAAATTTCTACCGTATTTCTTTCGGATTGAATAATGATTTTGTAGATGTTAAAGATGCCCTTTCTTTTCTTCTTTTTCAACAAGGGAATATTGAAGAAGCCTATTTTTTGTTAAATTCGATGTTCTTATATCAAATACCTACTAACTGGTCTTATTACCACTTTTCCCTTGTATGGGATAGTATGAAGGAACCCGAAATAGCATTAAGTTTTGCGGAAATGGCTAATATAATTTTGCCGAAACAATCGCCAATTCTTCATCAATTAGGTGCGCTGCACCGCAAATTGAAAAATTATAATCTTGCTGAACAATACCTGGAGCAAGCAAAGGAACTTAATCCCGATGATGCAACCATTACAAAAACATTAGCATTTTTACAATCAGACCGTGAGCGTTATAAGGAAGCAAAAGAACTGTTTATAATTTGTACCAACTTACTCCCTGATGACCTGGAAGTTTATGAAGGTCTTGCTGATGTTTATATGAAGACTGGGGAATTGAAACAGGCGGAAGAAAACTATCGAAAAGCATTAAAAATTAAGGAAAGTCCCACGGTGATTAACAAGTTGGGGTTATTACTGGCGGATTTGAATAATGTGTATGAAAGTGTCGGACTACTGGAAAAGGCCCTTAAATATTTTCCAGATGATGCTATTACTCTTACACGACTTGCAGACCTAAAAGTAATTTTACACTCAGATATGGATGCAAAATTACTTTATGAAAAGGCATTAACAATAGATACTCAAAATTATCTAACCCATAGAAACTATGCAGATTTATTAGTCCGTTCAGGTGAATATGAACTCGCTGAAAAACACTATAAACTTGCATTAGAGCTGCAGCCGAAAGATACTATCGCTCAAGCAGGATTAGGATTGCTTTATGCCCGTATGAATAAATATGAGGAAGCAAAAAAATATTTAATCCCTCTGGCTCAAATAAAAACGGATTTACTTAATGTAAACCAACAACTGGCAATGATATTCCTTTCTGAAAATCAACCAGAAAAATCTATTAAATATATAAAGCGGTGTATTCTTGCCCAGCCCGATCGTAAAGAGTTTCGGGAATTGTTACAGCAGGCTACTCAGATGAAACAGTAG
- a CDS encoding DegT/DnrJ/EryC1/StrS family aminotransferase, producing MRNMNELAILGGEPVRPPEKKWPTWPVFDEQERNAILEVLESGKWFYGEKVKQFEEAYSRFQKARYCVSCNSGTTALEITLQAIGLKHGEEVIVPPYTFIATASAVVRMGGVPIFVDIDDTWCIDPDLIESAISPRTRAIIPVHFGGRICDMDKINAIAQKHNLIVIEDACHAWGGAWEGKGAGTLGLGGVFSFQMSKNITAGEGGAIVTDNENFADTCRSISNCGRSKTGPWYYHERIGTNVRMNEFTANILLAQLSRAEKQFQVREANGTYLTRALMEIPGIYPQPLSNRITRRTYHLICIRIKEDELGCSREQFVKAVQAEGLPLTSGYPYPIYKQPAFQNADFYDYSKTYCPIAEDLCYKSGTWLPHHILLGKEKDMEDIVRIIRKVQEHTPELRKLDA from the coding sequence ATGAGGAATATGAACGAACTTGCAATATTAGGAGGAGAACCTGTAAGACCTCCCGAAAAAAAGTGGCCTACCTGGCCTGTGTTCGATGAACAAGAACGAAATGCTATTTTAGAAGTTCTTGAAAGTGGCAAATGGTTTTACGGTGAAAAAGTAAAACAATTTGAAGAAGCCTATTCACGGTTTCAAAAAGCAAGATATTGTGTTTCTTGCAATAGCGGAACAACCGCATTGGAAATAACATTACAGGCAATAGGTTTAAAACACGGTGAAGAGGTTATCGTTCCCCCCTATACATTTATTGCAACGGCTTCGGCTGTCGTGCGTATGGGAGGAGTTCCTATTTTTGTAGATATAGATGATACATGGTGTATTGACCCTGACCTTATAGAGTCAGCAATTTCTCCTCGAACCAGAGCCATAATCCCGGTTCATTTTGGTGGAAGAATCTGCGATATGGATAAAATTAATGCAATAGCCCAGAAACATAATCTTATTGTGATTGAAGATGCCTGTCATGCTTGGGGTGGAGCGTGGGAAGGGAAAGGAGCAGGAACATTAGGGCTCGGGGGTGTATTCAGCTTCCAGATGTCAAAGAATATTACTGCGGGTGAAGGTGGCGCCATTGTTACCGATAATGAAAATTTCGCTGATACCTGCCGTTCTATAAGCAATTGCGGGAGGTCAAAAACAGGTCCCTGGTATTATCATGAACGAATTGGCACCAATGTCCGAATGAATGAATTTACCGCGAATATTCTGTTAGCCCAGTTGTCGCGTGCTGAAAAGCAATTTCAGGTTCGAGAAGCAAATGGGACTTATCTAACCCGAGCACTGATGGAGATACCGGGTATTTACCCACAACCTTTAAGTAATCGTATTACTCGAAGGACATATCATCTTATTTGTATCCGTATTAAGGAAGATGAATTAGGTTGCTCCCGAGAGCAGTTTGTAAAAGCAGTACAGGCAGAAGGATTACCTCTAACTTCAGGCTATCCCTATCCTATTTATAAACAACCGGCATTTCAAAATGCAGATTTTTATGATTATTCAAAAACATATTGTCCTATAGCAGAGGATTTATGTTATAAGAGTGGAACATGGTTGCCCCATCATATTTTATTAGGTAAAGAAAAAGATATGGAAGATATTGTAAGAATTATCCGTAAAGTACAGGAACATACTCCTGAATTAAGGAAATTAGATGCATAA
- a CDS encoding SGNH/GDSL hydrolase family protein, which translates to MKYPIVKSIGKIFIFFLWLILILILAECAVRVYEYFGAQKNPLISSLNNQPPWSYSQVTSKDTLQSTEKLPSPDMSQWYSNRLEFFLQLDENDRQLFASFYQISILIKDRNKREKKIYLPEPDTTNYFDDELLTALEKEIPDINHSAFSKYYASFTVGNRTISDLVLYYPAKIENQGMFVCGYKAKDSHTKKTKDENNIWEIPYFEYKKHAQLYSHEFHTNNFGFRDEDVAVPKLPDVFRIVCIGGSTTEEGPTEQETYPNITEKLLSEQFHEQYRIEVINAGIPGITANKLWLRLPDYLLMEPNLIIYCEGTNDITHILLPYWLNHLNGIKKILIQSKLCRNIFPLFFLPHDIQIQSDISKDILSQIEKIQKYLQRKGVLFAVMSIPAPNYSLMTWQEKDYFQFVTKKWWGGDFINYRMYSHVLNIYNKLLNEKFNNRNILYIPMYEMFQNKPPSYFNDLCHQKLEGIQKKSELAMPYLVKYIEEHLGKS; encoded by the coding sequence ATGAAATATCCTATCGTAAAAAGTATAGGCAAAATATTTATCTTCTTCCTATGGCTTATTTTGATACTTATACTCGCTGAGTGTGCCGTTCGAGTATATGAATATTTTGGTGCACAGAAAAACCCCCTCATTTCCTCTTTAAATAATCAGCCTCCATGGAGTTACAGTCAGGTTACTTCGAAAGATACATTACAATCAACAGAAAAACTACCTTCGCCAGACATGTCTCAATGGTATTCCAATCGTTTAGAATTTTTCCTGCAATTAGATGAAAACGACCGACAATTATTTGCTTCTTTTTATCAAATATCTATTCTTATAAAGGATAGGAATAAAAGGGAAAAGAAAATATATCTTCCTGAACCCGATACAACAAATTACTTCGATGATGAATTGCTAACGGCATTAGAAAAAGAAATTCCTGATATAAACCACAGTGCTTTTTCAAAATATTATGCTTCTTTTACCGTAGGAAACAGAACTATTTCAGACCTTGTTCTTTATTATCCTGCAAAAATAGAAAATCAAGGGATGTTCGTGTGCGGATATAAGGCGAAAGATAGCCATACAAAAAAAACAAAAGATGAAAATAATATCTGGGAGATACCCTATTTTGAATACAAAAAACATGCCCAATTGTATTCTCATGAATTTCATACAAACAATTTCGGTTTCCGTGATGAAGATGTCGCAGTTCCAAAACTGCCCGATGTCTTCCGTATTGTATGCATAGGAGGTTCAACCACGGAAGAGGGTCCAACAGAACAAGAAACCTATCCGAATATCACAGAAAAACTATTATCCGAGCAGTTCCATGAACAATATAGAATTGAAGTGATTAACGCAGGGATACCGGGTATCACTGCTAATAAATTATGGCTACGATTGCCCGATTATCTACTAATGGAACCGAACTTGATTATTTATTGTGAAGGGACAAATGATATAACCCATATCTTATTACCTTATTGGTTAAATCACTTGAACGGAATAAAAAAAATCCTTATACAATCGAAGCTATGTCGAAATATTTTTCCTCTCTTCTTTTTACCCCACGATATACAAATACAGAGTGATATAAGCAAAGATATATTAAGTCAAATAGAAAAAATACAGAAATACCTTCAACGAAAGGGTGTATTGTTTGCCGTAATGAGTATCCCTGCACCTAATTATTCTTTGATGACATGGCAGGAAAAAGATTATTTTCAGTTTGTTACAAAAAAATGGTGGGGAGGTGATTTTATAAATTATCGTATGTATAGCCATGTCCTCAACATATATAATAAACTATTAAATGAAAAGTTTAACAACAGAAATATTTTGTATATACCGATGTACGAAATGTTTCAGAATAAACCTCCATCTTATTTTAATGATTTATGTCATCAAAAATTGGAAGGGATACAAAAAAAATCGGAATTAGCAATGCCATATTTGGTGAAATATATTGAAGAACATTTAGGGAAAAGTTAA